Genomic DNA from Sporosarcina sp. ANT_H38:
TTTAGAAGAAGCTATAGAAGTAAATAACGGTGTTGAATTTGGTTTATCTAGTTCTATCTTTACCGCAGATGTAAATCTTGCCTTTCAAGCAATGAGAGATTTAGATACTGGAATTGTATATGTTAATGCTGGTACGACAGGAGCTGAAATTCACCTACCATTCGGAGGAACGAAAGGTACTGGGAATGGACATCGAGACTCTGGTGTAGCTGCACTTGATGTATATACAGAATGGAAATCCATCTATATTGACTACAGTGGAAAACTTCAAAGAGCCCAGATTGATAATTATTAATTCTTAGATTAAATTAAAAAGCTGCCATTCCGTTAAATAATACTTAGGGATGGCAGCTTTAATTTTTAAGTTTTGATTCTTCATAGCACTGGATTGCAGTATATAAAAGCATACATTGTTTGAAATCTCCTGTATCCAGGGAGGTGAATTCACGAATTCTTTCAAGACGATAAATAAGAGTGTTTCTATGAATGAACATATTACGGGAAGTTTCACTCAATTTTAAGTCGTATTTGCAGTATGCAATAAATGTCGAAGATAACATATCATAATTATCATGTTTAATTAAAGAGGAAATAATATTCAAGAGTTTTTCCTGGTAGTCAGCCGAAAGTTCTTTTGGTAGAAGGTGTAACATCATTTCGCGTTCATTGTATATATGAATAGAGGTATCTTTGTTTGAATTAAACCCAATGTTCATTGCTTTTTTTGCGTTTTGATATGACTTTGAAATTTCTGCTATACCTCTTCTAACATCACCAACAGAAATAATGGCAGAAACCTGATATTTTTTTTCAAGAAAATAATTCAACTTTTCAATTTTATCATCGAGACTCTCTACAAAATATAAATAGGCTTGGTGGGAGGGGAGGGATTTTATTATAATAAATCGTTCAATATTTAAAGCCGAAATAATATCTTCATCGCTTTCAATTAATATTAAGTTCAGGTAATCCAAAACTTCCCTCTGGAAATATTGGAAAGGAAAATCACCTAATAATCCTTCATATCCTTTTTTTGAAGTTATTTTTTCGGTTAGATGGTTAATATCGATTAATAGACAGACATGATCTGAATTTAGGTCAACTTTAAGTAGGGACGAGTATTGTAAAATATGTTCGTCAGCTTCATACTCTTTATAATGAATGATTTGATGGA
This window encodes:
- a CDS encoding sugar diacid recognition domain-containing protein, coding for MKTLERVAQDIVDKTSKILQYPISITDNEGYIIGATDRSRIGIFHQPSLEVVKRNIMLDCKDEIENRVLPGVSVPIMFNNQVIGVLGIVGDPREVDKYGQLVKNQVEMMCQEAFSKELVELKEKMVEVFVHQIIHYKEYEADEHILQYSSLLKVDLNSDHVCLLIDINHLTEKITSKKGYEGLLGDFPFQYFQREVLDYLNLILIESDEDIISALNIERFIIIKSLPSHQAYLYFVESLDDKIEKLNYFLEKKYQVSAIISVGDVRRGIAEISKSYQNAKKAMNIGFNSNKDTSIHIYNEREMMLHLLPKELSADYQEKLLNIISSLIKHDNYDMLSSTFIAYCKYDLKLSETSRNMFIHRNTLIYRLERIREFTSLDTGDFKQCMLLYTAIQCYEESKLKN